The Thalassotalea psychrophila genome window below encodes:
- a CDS encoding ABC transporter substrate-binding protein: MKQLLVKFSVILLASMSLFTSVNAAEVSKKDPYVMIEEVSKITFDRFAREEKAIKANPELLKDIVREELMPYIFFQYAGLKVLGNYARPKKGASKQEIASHKEDVRAFLLAFREYLITSYAQVFTLYEQQRVEFEPAKKIDKQKIVMVGVDIIDDNRPAINIKFKVRKNSKTNEWQAFDLVAEGISLLDAKQKELRSILAQNGVVEVTEMLKVKSARKIVFKKDEDVDAKLKEQETGD; this comes from the coding sequence ATGAAGCAATTATTAGTTAAGTTTTCAGTAATATTATTAGCATCAATGAGTTTATTTACCAGTGTAAATGCCGCCGAAGTAAGTAAAAAAGATCCGTACGTGATGATAGAAGAGGTATCTAAAATCACCTTTGATCGCTTTGCTCGAGAAGAGAAGGCCATAAAAGCAAACCCTGAACTACTAAAAGATATTGTTCGCGAAGAACTCATGCCTTATATATTTTTTCAATATGCGGGGCTAAAGGTCTTAGGGAATTACGCTAGACCGAAAAAAGGAGCTTCTAAGCAGGAAATTGCAAGCCATAAAGAAGATGTTCGTGCTTTTTTATTAGCGTTTCGAGAGTATTTAATTACCTCTTATGCACAAGTATTTACGCTATATGAACAACAGCGTGTTGAGTTTGAACCAGCTAAAAAAATAGACAAGCAAAAAATTGTGATGGTTGGTGTTGATATTATTGATGATAATCGTCCCGCAATTAATATCAAATTTAAAGTTAGAAAAAACTCAAAAACTAATGAGTGGCAAGCGTTCGATTTAGTTGCTGAAGGTATTAGTTTGCTGGATGCAAAGCAAAAAGAATTACGTAGTATTTTAGCCCAAAATGGTGTTGTAGAAGTTACCGAAATGCTTAAAGTTAAAAGTGCACGTAAGATTGTTTTCAAAAAAGATGAAGATGTTGATGCCAAGCTTAAAGAACAAGAGACTGGTGATTAA